Below is a window of Mycobacterium dioxanotrophicus DNA.
CCTCGCGGGTGGGCAGCGCCAATCGGGCATCCGGTTCGGACTCCGGGATCTCCGGGGCCGCCGGACGCTGCCCGGGCTGTCCTCCGAAACCGCCCTCGCCCCGAATCACCACGGTGGTAAGGGTTTCCACGAGCACCTCGTCGGTCGCCGGATCGGTGCCGATGCCTTTGAACATCACCACGGCGTTCTTGCCCTCACCCTTGTCCTGGATGTCGGCAACCTCGGAGACCACCTTCAGTTTCCCGGCAGGCGGCAACGGTTTTGCCACCCGGATTTCCTGGGAGCCGTGCAGCAGCATCCCGAAGTTGAACGTGCCGATCTTGGCGGCCGCGGCGAAGGGCGAGCACGCGATGATCGCGTAGGTCGGCAGCACCTGCTGCTCGATGTCGTGACTGTTCTCGGTGGTGAACTGCAGATCGTCGAGGCCCGCGCCGACGCCGATGGCGTAGAGCAGGGTGTCGCGATCGGTCCAGTCGAAGACGTACGGATCGGTTTTCTCACCGATGGCGTTGGGGTTGATCGGCATGAATCGGACGATAGACCGTCGGTTGACGTTTGCCCGATCAGGGGCGACCATGTCTGGCATGCGCTATGTCGTTACCGGCGGTACCGGGTTTATCGGCCGCCGCGTCGTCTCCGAAATCCTGGCCCGAGATGCCTACGCCGAGGTATGGGTGCTGGTCCGGCGGGCATCGCTGGCCCGCTTCGAGCAACTGGCCGGCGAGTGGGGCGATAGGGCGAAACCGCTGGTCGGCGACCTGACGGCGCCAGATCTCGGGCTTACCGACGCCGACATCGCCGACCTGGGCTCCGGCGATGACGGCATCTCGCACGTGGTGCACTGCGCGGCGATCTACGACATCACCGTCGGCGAGGCCGAACAGCAGGCGGCCAACGTCGAGGGCACCCGCGCGGTGATCGGACTGGCCCGTCGGCTGGATGCGACGTTGCACCACGTGTCGTCGATCGCGGTGGCCGGCAGCTACCCCGGGGTGTACACCGAGGACGATTTCGACGTCGCGCAGGATCTGCCCACGCCCTATCACCAGACCAAGTTCGAGGCCGAGCTGCTGGTCCGCTCGTCCCCCGGGCTGCGCTATCGCGTGTACCGGCCCGCGGTGGTGGTCGGCGACTCCACCACCGGTGAGATGGACAAGGTCGACGGTCCGTACTACTTCTTCGGCGTGCTGGCGCGGCTGGCCGCCCTCCCCAAGTTCACCCCGGTGATGCTGCCCGACTCGGGCCGCACCAACATCGTCCCGGTCGACTACGTGGTGCGAGCGCTCGTGCACCTCATGCATGCCGAGGGCCGCGACGGTCAGACGTTCCACCTGACCGCTCCGAAAACCATTGGGCTGCGCGGCATCTACCGCGGGGTCGCGGAGGCGGCCGGGCTGCCTCCGTTGCGCGGATCGCTGCCTCGTGCCGCCGCCGCACCGGTGCTGCAGGTCAGCGGACGGGCCAAGACCGTGCGCAACATGGTGGCCACACAGCTGGGTATCCCCGGCGAGGTGCTCGATGTCGTCGACCTGATGCCGACCTTCACCGCCGAGTACGCAGAAGAGGCGTTGCGCGGCACCGGTATCACCGTGCCCGAATTCGCTTCCTACGCACCGCAGTTGTGGCGGTACTGGGCGCAGCATCTCAACCCCGACCGGGCCCGCCGCGACGATCCAGCCGGCCCACTGGTCGGCAAGCACGTGATCATCACCGGCGCCTCCAGCGGCATCGGGCGGGCCTCGGCCATCGCGGTGGCAGAGCGCGGCGGCTGCGTGTTCGCGTTGGCCCGCAACGGCGAGGCGCTCGACGATCTGGTGTCCGAGATCCGGGCGGCGGGCGGGCAGGCGTACGCCTTCACGTGCGACGTCACCGATTCGGCATCGGTCGAGCACACGGTCAAGGACATCCTCGGCCGGTTCGGCCATGTCGACTACCTCGTCAACAACGCCGGCCGGTCCATCCGGCGTTCGGTGGTGAATTCGACCGACCGGCTGCACGACTACGAACGCGTGATGGCGGTCAACTACTTCGGTGCCGTGCGCATGGTGCTGGCGCTGCTGCCGCATTGGCGTGAGCGCCGGTTCGGCCACGTGGTCAATGTGTCCAGCGCGGGTGTGCAGGCCAACAGTCCCAAATACAGCGCCTACCTGCCGAGCAAGGCCGCGCTGGACGCCTTCTCCGAAGTCGTCGGCACCGAAACCCTCTCGGATCACATCACCTTCACCAACATCCATATGCCGCTGGTGAAGACGCCGATGATCGCGCCGTCACGCAAGCTCAACCCGGTGCCGCCGATCTCGGCCGAACATGCCGCGGCGATGGTGGTCCGCGGGCTGGTCGACAAACCGGCCCGCATCGACACCCCGCTGGGCACACTGGCCGACTTCGGCAATTACCTGACCCCGAAGCTGTCCCGCCGGGTGTTGCACCAGTTGTATCTGGGCTACCCGGATTCGGCGGCCGCCCGCGGCGAGGCGCTGCCCGAACCGTCCGGGCTCGCTGCGGTCAGCAGTTCGCCGATGCGCCGACCGAAGCGTCCGACCCGCACCGGAGCATCGCTGCGGGTGCCGCGCGCGGTGACCCGCCCGGTCAAGCGCGCGGTTCGGTTGGTGCCCGGAGTGCACTGGTGACGGTGGAGTCGTGCCGCACTACGCCTGGGCCGCGGTCTCCCACAGACCCAGAACGTTGCCTTCGGTGTCGGTGAAGTACGCGGCAAACCCCATCTCGCCCACCGGCATTTTCTCCCCCAGCTGCGCACCACCCTTGGACCGGATTGCCGTCAACGCGTCGTCGATATTGGGCACCTCGATGGTGATCACCGGCCCCTGCGGAGACTCCGGTGCACGTTCGAACATGCCCCCGCCGATGTATCCCGGTTCAGCGGGCATACCCGATTCGGAGACGGGACCGGTCGCGACCCCGGTGTAGTTCATCTCCGGATACTCGTTGAGCTGCCAGCCGAAAACTTCCCGATAGAAATCCTTGGCCCGTGTGCCGTCATTGAACGGCACTTCGAAATGCACCACGCGACCGGACATCGATGCCTCCTCGATTGACCTGCACGTCGAAGTCTAGGCGTGCGGACGGCACAGGTCAGCCCCTATCGTTGGCGGCGTGACAGGAATGCCCGTGTTCGCCGATGTCGATACCGGAGTGGATGACGCGATGGCGCTGGTGTATCTGCTGGCCAGTCCCGACGCGGATCTGGTTGGCATCGCCTCCACCGCGGGAAATGTTGGCGTGCAACAGGTCTGCGTCAACAACCTGGGTCTGCTGGAACTGTGCCGGGCAGGCAGCATCCCGGTGTCCAAGGGCTCCGAGCACCCGCTGAGCGCTCCGTTGCGTACCGCGGAAGACACCCACGGGCCCGAGGGGCTGGGCTACGCCCGGTTGCCTGCCACCGACCGGCAATTGACCGAGCACGACGCCGCCCAGGCGTGGGTGAGCGCGGCGAGGGCGCATCCGGGTGAATTGATCGGCCTGGCCACCGGCCCGTTGACCAACCTGGCGCTGGCGATGCGGGTCGAACCCGGGCTCCCCCGCCTGCTGCGCCGACTGGTGATCATGGGCGGAGCTTTCGACTACCGCGGCAACACCACCCCGGTGTCGGAGTGGAACATCAGTGTGGACCCCGAATCGGCGGCCGAGGTGTTCGGCGGCTGGACCGCCGCGTGGGGTACCGACGCACCGGAACACCTGCCGATTGTGTTGGGGCTCAACCTCACAGAGCACATCGCGATGACGCCGCAGCTGCTGGGCCGGCTGGCCGAGGCCGCGGGGTCACCGACCGCGCCGATGAGCGAACTCGACGAACGTGGGACCCGCTCGGCGGCGGTCAATCCGCTGATCCGGGTGCTCGAGGACGCGATGCGGTTCTATTTCGAATTCCACTTCGACACCGACGACGGGTATCTCGCGCATCTGCACGATCCGCTGGCCGCCGCGGTGGCCCTGGACCCCGAGTTGGTGCAGTACCGGCAGACCACGGTCGACGTCGAGCTGGCCGGCACCTTGACCCGTGGAATGACGGTCGCCGATTGGCGCGGGCACTGGGGCCTGCCACCCAATGCGCTCATCGGCGTCCGGGTGGACCCGGCGGTGTTCTTCGACCGGTTCATCGACCGGGTCGGCCCGTTCGCGCATTCGCTTGGTCCAACGTGAACTTGTTGCCGACATTTGGCCGAAACGTCGCACACAAGTTCACATTCGGCCTGCCGACTTACTCATAAACTCCCTCCAGGTACCACCGCCGTTGCCGGTAGCACAGCAGCAGCGCCAGGCCGCCCTCTTCGTCGCCAAGCAGCACCTGCGCCCGTGCGGTGCGCCCCGCGCCCCGACTCTGCGGGTCCCACCACCGCTCGTCGACCGGCCACGGCCCGGCCCACCAACGCAGGCTGCCGTCCCGCCTGCCCGCGCCGGCCAGCCGGGCCGGATCTGCGGAGAACATCCCCCGGCTGGTGACCCGAACCGGAACCCCTTGTCCGTCCAGGAGTTCCACCGGATCATCGAGCAGAACCGTCGGCGAGGGCTCGGGCAGTTGACCGGGCCAGGGCTGCCGGGGGTCGGCCCGCGGCACCGGCTCGTCCCCCAGCGGCGTGAGAGTGATGCGTTCGGCAGGCCCGCGCCCACCGCTGAGTACAGGCACCTGAACCGCTTCCGCCCCGAGCAAGCCCTGCACCCGCACCAGAGCGCGCCGGGCCCGCAACCGATCCTCCCCTCCTACCCCGCCCCACAGTGGGAGCTGCAGCGCCGCCGCGGACACCACCTCCACCGGGCGCAACCGCAGCACGGTGACCGGCGCGGTGGGCTTCTCGGAAGTCTGAGATCCTCCCCGTCGCTGCGCTCGCCCCTGACGGTTCAGCCAGCCGTCCAGTTGCCAGCGCACCCTGTCGGCAGTGGCATCCTCGGTCAGTGGTTCGGCACACCGCCACACCCGTTCCAGCTCTTCACCGTTGGCGGTGACGGCATGGATCGCCAACCGGGTGCAGCCGACACCCGCCGCTTCCAGACTGCGATGCAGGGCACTGGCCAGTGACCGCCCGGCGAAGGCCGCCGCGTCCACCCGCTCGATCGGCGGATCGCAGTTCATCACGGCGTCGAGTTCAGCCGCAGGGTCCTTGCCCGACGGCCTCCTGGCCGACTCCCCGCGGGCGAAGGAGTGCGCGACCACCGCGTCGGTCCCGAACCGGGAGGCCACATCGGTACGCGACAGCTCGGCGAACTGTCCAAGGGTACGGATTCCCATGCGCCACAGCAGGTCTGCCAGCTCTTCGCGGCCCGGCACGGCCAGGGCCGGTTCGGTGGCCAACTGCCGGATGGACAGCGGGGACAGGAACAGGGCATCGGCACCGGGTTCGATGATGCGTCCGGCCCGGGCGGCGAAGACCGCGGTGGGCAACTGATCTGCGATGCCCACCTGACATTCCGCCCCCGCCGCGGCCACCGCGTCGACCAGCCGTTCGGCTGCGGCCGGTTCGGATCCGAAGTAGCGTGCCGCCCCGCGCACCGGCAGCACCAGCAGACCCGGCCGCAGCACCTCGGCCCGTGGCACCAGGTCATCGACCGCGACCGTGACGTTCTCGAAGTGGCGGGCATCGCGGGCCGAATCAGCAGCGACGACATGCAGATACGGACACCGGGCCTGGGCCTCCCGTCGACGCAACCCACGCCGCACCCCCGACGCCCGCGCCGACGCCGAGCAGGCCACGACCCGGTTGGCCAGTGTGATCGCGACCGGAGCGGTCGGCTCCAAGCCCGCCGCGGTGGCCGCCGCGACGGCGGGCCAGTCCATGCACCACAGCGCCAGCACCCGAGACGCCGCCACGGTCTAACCGCCTGCCACGCAGACTGATCCGGCGGCACCCCGCATGGCCAGCCGGACCCGGCCGATCCGGCCACGCCCGGGAGCGGGCGCGCCACTGCCCGCACCGGTCACGTCGTAACCGCAGACCCTGGCCTCCAACCGGGTGGACGCTCCCCGCCAATCACCGTCGGTGACCAGCAGCGTGCATCCTTTCTGCCGGGCCCGCGCCACCATCACCCGGGCCCGGCTCGGCGGTACCGCGCGCCCGCCCAACCCGAGCAGCACCAGGTCCATCCCGTCCATCAACACCGATGCCACTTCGACCGGGTCGGCCCCCGGATCCGGAATGACCGCAAGCCGACTCAGATCGGCACCCATTTCCACCGCGGCCAACAGCCCGACATCGGGTTGCCCGACGATCGCGGCGTGCCCGCCTGCCGCCGTCACCGCCGCCACCATGCCCAGTGGCAGCGACCGGGCGCCCGACATCACCGCGACGGTTCCGCGCGGCAGCGTCGTGGGCAACTCGGCAGGCGTCGGATCAGCCGGGGATTCAGGCAACTCCAGCAAAGAATCCCCGGCAGGAATCACCGCGCCGGCCCGGCCCACCCCGCGATGCGCCGGACCGACCCTCCCCGACACTGCGGCGATCTTGCGTCGCAGATGTTCCACCTGTTCAGCACGGGTAAGCCGGCCCAGTTCAAGGTCCGCCGCAATGATCACAGCAGCACCTCCAACACCATCTAAACCACGCTGTGTTCGAATATATG
It encodes the following:
- a CDS encoding VOC family protein, whose translation is MSGRVVHFEVPFNDGTRAKDFYREVFGWQLNEYPEMNYTGVATGPVSESGMPAEPGYIGGGMFERAPESPQGPVITIEVPNIDDALTAIRSKGGAQLGEKMPVGEMGFAAYFTDTEGNVLGLWETAAQA
- a CDS encoding nucleoside hydrolase, giving the protein MPVFADVDTGVDDAMALVYLLASPDADLVGIASTAGNVGVQQVCVNNLGLLELCRAGSIPVSKGSEHPLSAPLRTAEDTHGPEGLGYARLPATDRQLTEHDAAQAWVSAARAHPGELIGLATGPLTNLALAMRVEPGLPRLLRRLVIMGGAFDYRGNTTPVSEWNISVDPESAAEVFGGWTAAWGTDAPEHLPIVLGLNLTEHIAMTPQLLGRLAEAAGSPTAPMSELDERGTRSAAVNPLIRVLEDAMRFYFEFHFDTDDGYLAHLHDPLAAAVALDPELVQYRQTTVDVELAGTLTRGMTVADWRGHWGLPPNALIGVRVDPAVFFDRFIDRVGPFAHSLGPT
- a CDS encoding DNA polymerase Y family protein; the encoded protein is MDWPAVAAATAAGLEPTAPVAITLANRVVACSASARASGVRRGLRRREAQARCPYLHVVAADSARDARHFENVTVAVDDLVPRAEVLRPGLLVLPVRGAARYFGSEPAAAERLVDAVAAAGAECQVGIADQLPTAVFAARAGRIIEPGADALFLSPLSIRQLATEPALAVPGREELADLLWRMGIRTLGQFAELSRTDVASRFGTDAVVAHSFARGESARRPSGKDPAAELDAVMNCDPPIERVDAAAFAGRSLASALHRSLEAAGVGCTRLAIHAVTANGEELERVWRCAEPLTEDATADRVRWQLDGWLNRQGRAQRRGGSQTSEKPTAPVTVLRLRPVEVVSAAALQLPLWGGVGGEDRLRARRALVRVQGLLGAEAVQVPVLSGGRGPAERITLTPLGDEPVPRADPRQPWPGQLPEPSPTVLLDDPVELLDGQGVPVRVTSRGMFSADPARLAGAGRRDGSLRWWAGPWPVDERWWDPQSRGAGRTARAQVLLGDEEGGLALLLCYRQRRWYLEGVYE
- a CDS encoding SDR family oxidoreductase, translated to MRYVVTGGTGFIGRRVVSEILARDAYAEVWVLVRRASLARFEQLAGEWGDRAKPLVGDLTAPDLGLTDADIADLGSGDDGISHVVHCAAIYDITVGEAEQQAANVEGTRAVIGLARRLDATLHHVSSIAVAGSYPGVYTEDDFDVAQDLPTPYHQTKFEAELLVRSSPGLRYRVYRPAVVVGDSTTGEMDKVDGPYYFFGVLARLAALPKFTPVMLPDSGRTNIVPVDYVVRALVHLMHAEGRDGQTFHLTAPKTIGLRGIYRGVAEAAGLPPLRGSLPRAAAAPVLQVSGRAKTVRNMVATQLGIPGEVLDVVDLMPTFTAEYAEEALRGTGITVPEFASYAPQLWRYWAQHLNPDRARRDDPAGPLVGKHVIITGASSGIGRASAIAVAERGGCVFALARNGEALDDLVSEIRAAGGQAYAFTCDVTDSASVEHTVKDILGRFGHVDYLVNNAGRSIRRSVVNSTDRLHDYERVMAVNYFGAVRMVLALLPHWRERRFGHVVNVSSAGVQANSPKYSAYLPSKAALDAFSEVVGTETLSDHITFTNIHMPLVKTPMIAPSRKLNPVPPISAEHAAAMVVRGLVDKPARIDTPLGTLADFGNYLTPKLSRRVLHQLYLGYPDSAAARGEALPEPSGLAAVSSSPMRRPKRPTRTGASLRVPRAVTRPVKRAVRLVPGVHW
- a CDS encoding MaoC family dehydratase, with translation MPINPNAIGEKTDPYVFDWTDRDTLLYAIGVGAGLDDLQFTTENSHDIEQQVLPTYAIIACSPFAAAAKIGTFNFGMLLHGSQEIRVAKPLPPAGKLKVVSEVADIQDKGEGKNAVVMFKGIGTDPATDEVLVETLTTVVIRGEGGFGGQPGQRPAAPEIPESEPDARLALPTREDQALIYRLSGDRNPLHSDPWFAKNLAGFPKPILHGLCTYGVAGRALVAELCGGNATKLRAVASRFSSPVFPGETLTTSIWRTEPGKAVFRTAAAAPDGTGERVVLDDGVAEYLD